The Streptomyces sp. NBC_00344 genome includes a window with the following:
- a CDS encoding DUF397 domain-containing protein, whose protein sequence is MSTDQHTAPAAELNWFKSSYSGTSGGDCVEVAPGLDAVYVRDSKVVGGGPVVRVGRGEWAAFVGTVRTRVKGA, encoded by the coding sequence ATGAGCACCGACCAGCACACGGCTCCGGCCGCTGAACTGAATTGGTTCAAGAGCAGCTACAGCGGAACCAGCGGCGGCGACTGCGTGGAGGTGGCCCCCGGCCTGGACGCCGTGTACGTACGGGACTCGAAGGTCGTGGGTGGTGGGCCGGTAGTGCGGGTCGGCCGGGGCGAGTGGGCGGCGTTCGTGGGTACGGTCCGGACCCGGGTGAAGGGCGCCTGA
- a CDS encoding glucoamylase family protein, with amino-acid sequence MNRRSFLTAATAAAAVTGAAPFTATAAPARRTDSERRLLREWFTSTYRSMAAMTTELGLAADKIDVSGGGTPVPSAQTSPTNIGCGLWSTVAAAGLGVISDATMHRSLTRAVTAVERLERAHGFWFNWYDPHDGSVLTTWPESGDPVRPFLSTVDNAWLVTGLRIAAHADPALRHRIGALLDGADWSYFYTPYDPADPIAGPGQLRGGFWPDKPGKGEPTGHHYGALNTEPRMASYLGIADGSLPAEHYWHLMRTMLPGMGQEQEPQGEYVVIDGVRVWEGHYTYRSRKLVPTWGGSMFEALMVPLFVPETQWSPRSWGTTHRRYVRSQIEHGLVEEKYGYWGFSPASIPAGGYREYGVDGIGMQEDGYDSLGVVTPHASFLALPQAPAEALSNLRGMERAFGVYDDRYGFRDSVSIDTGRVSDFVLALDQGMITAALAQHLSPGLLQTPFRTGGFNARVRPLLAKERFSI; translated from the coding sequence ATGAACCGTCGTAGCTTCCTGACCGCTGCCACTGCCGCCGCGGCCGTCACCGGCGCCGCACCGTTCACGGCCACCGCCGCGCCCGCTCGCCGCACTGACTCCGAACGCCGTCTGCTGCGCGAGTGGTTCACTTCCACCTACCGCTCCATGGCGGCCATGACGACCGAACTCGGCCTGGCCGCAGACAAGATCGACGTCAGCGGGGGCGGAACGCCGGTGCCGTCTGCGCAGACCTCGCCGACCAACATCGGGTGCGGTCTGTGGTCCACCGTCGCCGCCGCCGGTCTCGGTGTCATCTCCGATGCGACCATGCACCGCAGCCTGACCCGCGCGGTCACCGCCGTCGAGCGGCTGGAGCGTGCCCACGGTTTCTGGTTCAACTGGTACGACCCGCACGACGGATCGGTGCTGACGACCTGGCCGGAGAGCGGCGACCCCGTACGCCCGTTCCTGTCCACCGTCGACAACGCGTGGCTGGTGACCGGACTGCGCATCGCCGCACACGCCGACCCCGCCCTGCGGCACCGCATCGGTGCACTCCTCGACGGTGCCGACTGGTCGTACTTCTACACCCCCTACGACCCCGCCGACCCGATCGCTGGACCAGGTCAGCTCCGGGGCGGCTTCTGGCCGGACAAGCCCGGCAAGGGCGAACCCACAGGCCACCACTACGGCGCCCTCAACACCGAGCCACGAATGGCCAGTTACCTCGGAATCGCCGACGGATCGCTGCCCGCCGAGCACTACTGGCACCTGATGCGCACCATGCTGCCCGGCATGGGACAGGAACAGGAGCCGCAGGGCGAGTACGTCGTGATCGACGGGGTGCGGGTGTGGGAGGGGCACTACACCTACCGGAGCCGCAAGCTCGTGCCCACCTGGGGCGGCTCCATGTTCGAGGCGCTGATGGTTCCGCTGTTCGTACCCGAAACCCAGTGGTCCCCGCGCTCCTGGGGCACCACACACCGGCGCTACGTCCGCAGCCAGATCGAACATGGCCTGGTGGAGGAGAAGTACGGCTACTGGGGCTTCTCCCCGGCCTCCATCCCGGCCGGCGGCTACCGCGAGTACGGCGTCGACGGCATCGGCATGCAGGAGGACGGCTACGACTCACTCGGCGTCGTCACCCCGCACGCCTCGTTCCTCGCGCTGCCCCAGGCGCCGGCCGAGGCGCTGTCCAACCTCCGCGGCATGGAGCGCGCTTTCGGCGTCTACGACGACCGCTACGGCTTCCGCGATTCTGTCTCCATCGACACCGGCCGTGTCAGCGACTTCGTTCTCGCCCTCGACCAGGGCATGATCACCGCGGCTCTCGCCCAGCACCTGAGCCCGGGCCTGCTCCAGACCCCGTTCCGGACCGGCGGCTTCAACGCCCGGGTGCGCCCGCTGCTGGCGAAGGAGCGGTTCTCGATCTGA
- a CDS encoding ATP-binding protein translates to MTDHQFADEAKPPLAPTRRLTLRFSSTRRGARLARRLAVQQCTEWTGHPHTSDPARTVALVTAELASNAIRHGSLPGRDFRLTLLLLTHGIRVEVTDTRPEHLPPLVTPQPVDDETSGRGLLIVQACADRWGCSVRDAYTKTVWAEILTHGHAPAAVVGHARQT, encoded by the coding sequence GTGACAGACCATCAGTTCGCTGACGAAGCGAAGCCGCCGCTCGCCCCCACCCGCCGGCTCACCCTGCGCTTCAGCAGTACGAGACGCGGCGCCCGCCTCGCCCGGCGGCTCGCCGTCCAGCAGTGCACCGAGTGGACAGGCCACCCGCACACCTCCGACCCTGCCCGTACCGTCGCTCTCGTCACGGCCGAGCTTGCGTCGAACGCCATCCGCCACGGCAGCCTCCCGGGGCGGGACTTCCGGCTGACACTGCTCCTGCTGACCCACGGCATTCGCGTCGAGGTGACGGACACCCGCCCCGAGCACCTGCCACCGCTCGTGACGCCACAGCCCGTCGACGACGAGACCTCGGGCCGCGGACTGCTCATCGTCCAGGCGTGCGCCGACCGCTGGGGATGCTCGGTCCGGGACGCGTACACGAAGACCGTCTGGGCGGAGATCCTCACCCATGGACACGCCCCGGCGGCAGTCGTCGGCCACGCGCGCCAGACGTAA
- a CDS encoding glycoside hydrolase family 1 protein, giving the protein MTHTTRFPDGFLWGASTAGHQIEGNNVNSDWWRKEHDPAAGIEEPSLDACDSYHRWEQDMDLLAGLGFSDYRFGIEWARIEPVRGTFSRAEIAHYRRMVEGAAARGLRPMVTLHHFTVPQWFEDLGGWTADDAVDLFARYVDQCAPVIADSVRHVCTINEPNMIAVMAGAAKAGNQGFPPAGLPTPDEETTRAVIAAHHAAVKTVRANHPGIQVGWTIANQVYQALPGAEQVTADYRHSREDVFIEAARGDDWIGVQSYTRTKIAPTGPIPAPADAERTLTQWEYYPAAVGHALRHTADVIGRDMPLIVTENGIATADDSRRVDYYAGALGEVADAIEDGLEVQGYLAWSALDNYEWGSFRPTFGLIAVDPTTFERTPKPSAVWLGRLGRDRALPRTTS; this is encoded by the coding sequence ATGACGCACACCACCCGCTTTCCCGACGGCTTCCTGTGGGGCGCCTCCACGGCCGGTCACCAGATCGAGGGCAACAACGTCAACAGCGACTGGTGGCGCAAGGAGCACGACCCCGCGGCCGGCATCGAGGAGCCCAGCCTGGACGCCTGCGACAGCTACCACCGCTGGGAGCAGGACATGGACCTGCTCGCCGGACTGGGGTTCAGCGACTACCGGTTCGGTATCGAATGGGCCCGCATCGAACCGGTCCGCGGCACCTTCTCCCGCGCCGAGATCGCCCACTACCGCCGCATGGTCGAAGGCGCGGCCGCCCGCGGTCTGCGCCCGATGGTCACCCTCCACCACTTCACCGTCCCGCAGTGGTTCGAGGACCTCGGCGGCTGGACCGCCGACGACGCGGTCGACCTGTTCGCCCGCTACGTCGACCAGTGCGCGCCGGTGATCGCCGACAGCGTCCGCCATGTGTGCACCATCAACGAGCCGAACATGATCGCCGTCATGGCCGGCGCCGCGAAAGCCGGGAACCAGGGCTTTCCGCCCGCGGGCCTGCCCACCCCCGACGAGGAGACCACCCGCGCGGTGATCGCCGCGCACCACGCGGCCGTCAAGACCGTCCGCGCGAACCACCCCGGCATCCAGGTCGGCTGGACCATCGCCAACCAGGTGTACCAGGCCCTGCCCGGCGCCGAGCAGGTCACCGCCGACTACCGGCATTCCCGTGAGGATGTCTTCATCGAGGCCGCCCGTGGCGACGACTGGATCGGCGTGCAGTCCTACACGCGTACCAAGATCGCCCCCACCGGCCCGATCCCGGCCCCCGCCGACGCCGAACGCACCCTCACGCAGTGGGAGTACTACCCGGCGGCGGTGGGCCACGCCCTGCGTCACACCGCCGACGTCATCGGCCGCGACATGCCTCTGATCGTCACCGAGAACGGCATCGCTACCGCCGACGACAGTCGCCGCGTCGACTACTACGCCGGCGCTCTCGGCGAGGTCGCCGACGCTATCGAGGACGGCCTCGAGGTCCAGGGCTACCTGGCATGGAGCGCTCTGGACAACTATGAATGGGGCTCCTTCAGGCCGACCTTCGGTCTGATCGCGGTGGACCCGACCACCTTCGAGCGCACCCCGAAGCCGTCCGCCGTCTGGCTGGGCCGCCTCGGCCGCGATCGCGCCCTGCCGCGCACCACGTCCTGA
- a CDS encoding deoxyxylulose-5-phosphate synthase: MAHAKTSYVCLPCRASYKQPYDRDRQRICPRCARQLIHVGSSFAAPRRRDTAAWRTLSVLLHAGVRFHKSCCGGPGYRPRTLSEVRERMTYALRSGEPFARALVRREVP; encoded by the coding sequence ATGGCCCACGCGAAGACCTCTTACGTCTGTCTGCCCTGCCGGGCCTCGTACAAGCAGCCCTACGACCGGGACAGGCAGCGGATCTGCCCCCGCTGCGCGCGGCAGCTGATCCATGTGGGCTCGTCCTTTGCCGCACCCCGCCGCCGGGACACAGCGGCCTGGCGGACGCTGTCCGTGCTGTTGCACGCAGGCGTCCGCTTCCACAAGAGCTGCTGCGGCGGGCCCGGTTACCGTCCCCGCACCCTGAGCGAGGTCCGCGAGCGGATGACGTACGCCCTGCGCAGCGGCGAGCCCTTCGCGAGGGCGCTCGTACGGCGCGAGGTGCCCTGA
- the manD gene encoding D-mannonate dehydratase ManD, producing the protein MKIISAETVVTSPDRNFVTLRITTDDGLTGLGDATLNGRELAVDAYLREHVAPLLTGRDASAIEDTWQYLYRGAYWRRGPVTMAAIAAVDTALWDIKAKAAGMPLYQLLGGASRTGALAYGHASGRDIPELLDSVRAHLADGYRAIRVQSGIPGLESVYGVAASAAGGGERYDYEPARRGGSGHARPAEEIWDTRAYLRHMPTVFEAVRHEFGPELPLLHDGHHRMTPIQAARLGKALEPYDLFWLEDATPGEDQAALRLVREHTTTPLAIGEVFNSVHDYTTLLHERLIDYVRSAVTHTGGISAMRKILDLAAVYGVKSGMHGPTDISPVGMAAALHLDLAVHNFGIQEYMRHSPRTLEVFRTSYRFGDGLLHPGDQPGLGVELDEGAAARFPYEPAYLPVNRLADGTMHDW; encoded by the coding sequence ATGAAAATCATCTCAGCGGAAACCGTCGTCACCAGTCCCGACCGGAATTTCGTCACCCTTCGCATCACCACCGACGACGGGCTGACCGGACTCGGCGATGCCACGCTCAACGGCCGCGAGCTGGCTGTCGACGCCTATCTGCGCGAACACGTCGCCCCGTTGCTCACGGGCCGCGACGCGAGTGCGATCGAGGACACCTGGCAGTACCTGTACCGGGGCGCCTACTGGCGGCGCGGGCCGGTCACCATGGCCGCCATCGCAGCTGTCGACACCGCCCTGTGGGACATCAAGGCCAAGGCCGCAGGTATGCCGCTCTACCAGTTGCTCGGCGGCGCTTCCCGCACCGGGGCGCTGGCCTACGGGCACGCCTCCGGGCGCGACATCCCCGAACTCCTGGACTCCGTCCGCGCACATCTGGCGGACGGCTACCGCGCCATTCGCGTGCAGAGCGGTATCCCCGGCCTGGAGTCCGTCTACGGGGTGGCCGCCTCTGCCGCCGGCGGCGGTGAACGGTACGACTACGAACCGGCCCGCCGCGGCGGCTCGGGCCACGCCCGTCCTGCCGAGGAAATCTGGGACACCCGGGCCTATTTGCGTCACATGCCCACCGTCTTCGAGGCGGTGCGCCACGAGTTCGGGCCCGAACTGCCCCTGCTGCACGACGGGCACCACCGGATGACGCCGATCCAGGCAGCCCGGCTGGGCAAGGCTCTGGAGCCGTACGACCTGTTCTGGCTGGAGGACGCCACTCCGGGTGAGGACCAGGCCGCGCTGCGCCTGGTCCGCGAACACACGACCACTCCCCTGGCCATCGGCGAGGTGTTCAACTCCGTCCACGACTACACCACGCTGCTGCACGAGCGGCTCATCGACTACGTACGTTCGGCGGTGACCCACACCGGCGGTATCAGCGCGATGCGCAAAATCCTCGACCTGGCCGCCGTGTACGGCGTCAAATCCGGGATGCACGGTCCCACCGACATCTCCCCCGTCGGCATGGCCGCGGCGCTCCATCTCGACCTGGCCGTACACAACTTCGGCATCCAGGAGTACATGCGCCACTCGCCCCGCACCCTGGAGGTCTTCCGGACCTCCTACCGGTTCGGGGACGGCCTGCTGCACCCCGGTGATCAGCCGGGGCTGGGTGTGGAGCTGGACGAGGGGGCCGCGGCCCGGTTCCCGTACGAGCCGGCGTACCTCCCGGTGAACCGGCTGGCCGACGGGACCATGCACGACTGGTGA
- a CDS encoding DNA polymerase III subunit beta family protein, whose translation MRSIGEMARDGGLSVSALRFYDRAGVLVPAWVDPGSGYRWYEPPQLEEARLLARLRRAGMPLADIRLVLAGWAGQDTELVRGLLDAHLRRLALGLSDARGEFSTLRALLDHRENPMTSPRTATARLSVPAPELAAALEAVRFAASTDRELPMLGGILFDIEGDELHLVATDRYRMAVAQTRTTRHGGPRTQVVVPLPLADAMRALLTGDEPVQLAVDGDRVTLENGDRQTAGQSLGHEFPDYRRLVRLPAGRRAHVDTATFREALESGPVRASETRKQDSEPCDLSVLRVTNGTVIVCDDGGDDADDQNNVAVNREFLLHALTAGARDELVLELGAPTAPLAIRRPDDEGAFSLLMPVRLEN comes from the coding sequence ATGCGCAGCATTGGGGAGATGGCCCGGGACGGCGGACTGAGCGTGAGCGCGCTCCGGTTCTACGACCGGGCCGGCGTGCTGGTCCCCGCCTGGGTGGACCCGGGCAGCGGCTACCGCTGGTACGAGCCCCCGCAGCTGGAGGAGGCCCGGTTGCTGGCCCGGCTGCGACGGGCAGGCATGCCTCTGGCCGACATCCGGCTCGTCCTGGCCGGCTGGGCCGGCCAGGACACGGAGCTGGTGCGGGGTCTCCTCGATGCCCATCTGCGCCGCCTCGCACTGGGGCTGTCCGACGCCCGCGGTGAGTTCTCCACGCTCCGAGCGCTACTCGACCACAGGGAGAACCCCATGACTTCGCCCCGCACCGCCACGGCCCGGCTGTCCGTCCCCGCCCCGGAGCTGGCCGCCGCGCTTGAGGCGGTCCGTTTCGCGGCCAGTACCGACCGGGAGCTGCCGATGCTCGGTGGCATCCTGTTCGACATCGAGGGAGATGAACTCCACCTCGTGGCCACCGACCGGTACCGGATGGCCGTCGCGCAGACACGCACAACCAGGCACGGCGGGCCCCGGACGCAGGTTGTCGTGCCCCTCCCGCTCGCCGACGCGATGCGGGCGCTGCTGACGGGCGATGAGCCTGTCCAGCTGGCGGTGGACGGTGACCGCGTCACGCTGGAGAACGGCGATCGGCAGACGGCCGGCCAGAGCCTCGGCCACGAGTTCCCCGACTACCGCCGCCTCGTCCGCCTCCCGGCGGGCCGCCGGGCCCACGTCGACACGGCGACCTTCCGGGAGGCGCTGGAAAGCGGTCCGGTCCGCGCGAGCGAGACGCGCAAGCAGGACAGCGAGCCCTGCGACCTCAGTGTGCTCAGGGTGACGAACGGGACCGTGATCGTGTGCGACGACGGCGGCGACGATGCCGACGACCAGAACAACGTCGCCGTCAACCGCGAGTTCCTGCTGCACGCGCTCACTGCCGGAGCGCGGGACGAACTGGTCCTGGAGCTGGGCGCTCCCACGGCACCGCTCGCGATTCGCCGCCCCGACGACGAGGGCGCCTTCTCACTCCTGATGCCGGTCCGCCTGGAGAACTAG
- a CDS encoding carbohydrate ABC transporter permease, with the protein MSLTTEPAAPRAAVGKSPRGGSSRRGPRGRRSISRHNLTGWLFSTPFLALFGVFMLFPIVATLLMSFTDFGARDVTRPLETEFVGLNNYTQLFQDEKFLTALFNTAYFVVVGVPATLVLGLLAAILLNNGIDRARAFFRVGFYAPVVTSIVAVAVVWRFVLDPSDGLVASLASEVGLRAPDFLGSETWAMPSLIAMAVWRNLGTVMVLCIAGLQAIPADVREAARLDGAGAWQELRRITVPLLRPTLLYATVITTIGYLNVFEEPFVMTQGGPSDSTLTVSLDMYREGFNFFHMGYASAMAYVLFVVIMAITMLQLRLLKDNT; encoded by the coding sequence ATGTCCCTCACGACAGAACCGGCCGCACCCCGAGCGGCCGTCGGAAAGAGCCCCCGCGGCGGGAGTTCCCGCCGCGGTCCGCGAGGCCGCCGCTCGATCAGTCGCCACAACCTGACCGGATGGCTGTTCTCCACGCCCTTCCTGGCGCTGTTCGGCGTCTTCATGCTCTTCCCGATCGTCGCCACGCTGTTGATGAGCTTCACCGACTTCGGAGCCAGGGACGTCACACGGCCACTGGAGACCGAATTCGTCGGCCTGAACAACTACACGCAGCTCTTCCAGGACGAGAAGTTCCTCACCGCCCTGTTCAACACCGCCTACTTCGTGGTCGTCGGCGTTCCCGCGACCCTCGTCCTCGGACTGCTCGCGGCAATACTGCTGAACAACGGCATCGACCGGGCCCGCGCCTTCTTCCGGGTCGGCTTCTACGCGCCCGTGGTCACGTCCATCGTCGCCGTGGCCGTCGTCTGGCGGTTCGTGCTGGACCCCTCGGACGGTCTGGTCGCCTCGCTCGCCTCCGAGGTCGGCCTGAGAGCACCGGACTTCCTCGGCTCGGAGACCTGGGCGATGCCGTCGCTGATCGCCATGGCAGTGTGGCGCAACCTCGGCACCGTGATGGTCCTGTGCATCGCCGGCCTCCAGGCGATCCCCGCCGATGTCCGCGAGGCCGCCCGCCTCGACGGCGCCGGTGCCTGGCAGGAGCTGCGCCGCATCACCGTACCGTTGCTGCGACCCACCCTGCTGTATGCGACGGTCATCACCACCATCGGCTATCTCAACGTCTTCGAGGAGCCGTTCGTGATGACCCAGGGCGGACCCTCCGACTCCACCCTGACGGTGTCCCTCGACATGTACCGCGAGGGTTTCAACTTCTTCCACATGGGCTACGCCAGCGCCATGGCGTACGTCCTGTTCGTCGTGATCATGGCGATCACGATGCTCCAGCTCCGTCTGCTGAAGGACAACACCTGA
- a CDS encoding glycoside hydrolase 5 family protein, producing the protein MHRNAAKLGPSDRPMTWVGVNFWSRTGGPLMWRSYDGAVIDEELRTLRDHGITLTRSFLYWPDFMPEPDRLDPLMLERFDDFLERHRALGMTTVPTFIVGHMSGQNWDPAWREGRDVFADEWFVERQAWYVSECASRWKDHEAVAGWLLSNEIPIYADWRSRGIGTVDHRHVTAWAHTLIGALREAGAHQPVSVGDGSWGVEMTGADNGFRVRDLEPLIDFHGPHVYRMENDPVRQNLGAAFTCELLDLGGKPVIMEEFGVTSDYTSEEHAAHYYRQILHNTLLAGATGWIPWNNTDYDALEDQEPYSHHPFEMHFGLTDDLGRPKEQLREVKRFTEVLRSTDFDRLTRPDSGITLVVSSFLEKMYPFTQPDDAAAVLSVTRQSYVAAREADLPVGVAREADGLPADSSLYLLPSTKQLTAPGWRTLREQAARGATVYASYFVGTHGTQRGPWWPKLDETFGVTKQLRYGLTDTIEDDQLRMVFQQDFGTLAAGDEMVFPVGGTEHSRTYLPVVPNGAEVVATDALGRPALLRHRVGSGQMILCTYPLEHMAAVTAAVNPEPTWRLYAALAAEAGVTPAVTVADGRVVTGEMAHPDGHSFVWFISQHPDSLTVRPEVHEGKLTDLDGGALDEVTLAPYGVVVARREP; encoded by the coding sequence ATGCACCGCAACGCAGCCAAACTCGGCCCGTCGGACCGCCCCATGACCTGGGTGGGCGTCAACTTCTGGTCCAGGACCGGCGGTCCACTGATGTGGCGCTCCTACGACGGCGCGGTCATCGACGAGGAACTGCGGACCCTGCGTGACCACGGCATCACCCTCACCAGGAGCTTTCTGTACTGGCCCGACTTCATGCCGGAGCCCGACCGCCTGGACCCCCTGATGCTGGAGCGTTTCGACGACTTCCTGGAGCGGCACAGGGCACTCGGCATGACGACCGTGCCGACGTTCATCGTGGGACACATGTCGGGCCAGAACTGGGATCCCGCCTGGCGCGAGGGACGCGACGTGTTCGCCGACGAGTGGTTTGTCGAGCGGCAGGCCTGGTACGTGAGCGAGTGCGCGTCCCGCTGGAAGGACCACGAAGCCGTCGCCGGATGGCTGTTGTCCAACGAGATCCCCATCTACGCCGACTGGCGCTCGCGCGGGATCGGCACCGTTGACCACCGGCACGTCACCGCATGGGCGCACACCCTGATCGGTGCCCTGCGGGAGGCCGGCGCGCACCAGCCCGTGTCGGTCGGCGACGGCTCCTGGGGGGTGGAGATGACCGGGGCCGACAACGGCTTCCGGGTACGCGACCTGGAGCCGCTGATCGACTTCCACGGCCCTCACGTGTACCGCATGGAGAACGATCCGGTACGTCAGAATCTCGGCGCCGCCTTCACCTGCGAACTCCTCGATCTGGGCGGCAAGCCGGTCATCATGGAGGAGTTCGGGGTGACGTCCGACTACACATCGGAGGAGCACGCCGCCCACTACTACCGGCAGATCCTGCACAACACCCTCCTGGCGGGCGCGACGGGCTGGATCCCGTGGAACAACACCGACTACGACGCGCTGGAGGACCAGGAGCCCTACAGCCACCACCCCTTCGAGATGCACTTCGGGCTCACCGACGATCTGGGCAGGCCCAAGGAACAGCTGCGCGAGGTGAAGAGGTTCACGGAGGTCCTCCGGAGCACGGACTTCGACCGGCTGACCCGCCCCGACTCCGGCATCACCCTGGTCGTCTCCTCGTTCCTGGAGAAGATGTACCCGTTCACCCAGCCCGATGACGCCGCAGCCGTCCTGTCGGTGACCCGGCAGTCCTACGTGGCCGCCCGGGAGGCCGACCTGCCGGTTGGGGTGGCACGGGAGGCGGACGGGCTGCCTGCCGACAGCTCGCTGTATCTGCTGCCGAGCACCAAACAGCTCACCGCGCCCGGCTGGCGCACCCTGCGCGAGCAGGCCGCCCGGGGCGCGACGGTCTACGCGTCGTACTTCGTCGGCACGCACGGGACCCAGCGCGGACCCTGGTGGCCGAAGCTGGACGAGACATTCGGTGTCACCAAGCAGCTGCGTTACGGCCTGACCGACACCATCGAGGATGACCAGCTGCGCATGGTCTTCCAGCAGGACTTCGGCACCCTCGCGGCCGGTGACGAAATGGTCTTCCCCGTGGGCGGCACCGAGCACTCCCGCACCTATCTGCCGGTGGTGCCGAATGGCGCCGAGGTCGTGGCCACCGACGCACTCGGCCGGCCGGCGCTGCTGCGGCACCGGGTCGGATCGGGTCAGATGATCCTCTGCACCTACCCGTTGGAGCACATGGCCGCCGTCACGGCCGCGGTCAACCCGGAGCCCACCTGGCGCCTCTACGCGGCACTGGCCGCGGAGGCTGGTGTCACACCCGCGGTGACCGTGGCCGACGGGAGGGTGGTGACCGGCGAGATGGCACACCCCGACGGACACTCCTTCGTCTGGTTCATCAGCCAGCACCCGGACAGCCTGACCGTGCGCCCCGAGGTCCACGAGGGCAAGCTCACCGACCTGGACGGCGGGGCGCTCGACGAGGTGACACTCGCCCCCTACGGCGTGGTCGTCGCCAGGCGGGAGCCGTGA
- a CDS encoding carbohydrate ABC transporter permease encodes MTAEPAVKAHRPGRTGRVRRPLLYTVASAALLVMAAPFLWMALSAFKTKQDLTASPPVWIPSRWTLDSFTALLDQLDMGRYFLNSLIVAVLVTASNLLFCSMLGYALAKLDFTGRSKVFALVLAALMVPGNLMILPLYVLMNGLGLIDTYAGLVLPFAAGAFGVFLMRQFMQSVPDELLEAARLDGAGEWYIFWRIVMPLVKPALATLTIFTFLGSWNNFIWPLIATNDPGKYTLPVALATFANDPNRTVGGGNGMLMAGSLLVVLPVLVVFALLQRHFTQGIATAGLK; translated from the coding sequence ATGACCGCCGAGCCGGCCGTCAAGGCCCACCGCCCAGGGCGCACCGGACGGGTGCGCAGGCCCCTGCTCTACACGGTCGCCTCGGCCGCACTGCTGGTGATGGCCGCCCCGTTCCTGTGGATGGCGCTGTCCGCGTTCAAGACGAAGCAGGACCTCACGGCGAGCCCGCCGGTGTGGATCCCCTCCCGCTGGACACTGGACAGTTTCACAGCGCTCCTCGACCAGCTCGACATGGGGCGCTACTTCCTCAACTCGCTGATCGTGGCCGTACTGGTGACCGCCAGCAACCTGCTGTTCTGCTCGATGCTCGGCTACGCGCTGGCCAAGCTGGACTTCACCGGCCGCTCCAAGGTCTTCGCGCTCGTCCTCGCCGCCCTGATGGTCCCCGGCAACCTCATGATCCTTCCGCTGTACGTGCTGATGAACGGCCTCGGCCTGATCGACACCTACGCGGGCCTCGTCCTGCCGTTCGCGGCCGGCGCGTTCGGGGTCTTCCTCATGCGGCAGTTCATGCAGTCGGTGCCGGACGAGCTGCTGGAGGCGGCCCGCCTCGACGGGGCGGGGGAGTGGTACATCTTCTGGCGGATCGTGATGCCGCTGGTCAAGCCCGCCCTGGCGACGCTGACGATCTTCACCTTCCTCGGTTCCTGGAACAACTTCATCTGGCCCCTGATCGCCACCAACGACCCCGGCAAGTACACCCTGCCGGTGGCCCTCGCGACCTTCGCCAACGACCCCAACCGCACGGTCGGCGGTGGCAACGGCATGCTGATGGCCGGCTCCCTGCTCGTCGTGCTGCCGGTCCTGGTCGTCTTCGCCCTCCTGCAGCGGCACTTCACCCAGGGCATCGCCACCGCGGGCCTCAAGTAG
- a CDS encoding helix-turn-helix domain-containing protein yields MARTKDEGSEPPGVWSAYGVLLQHLRKRAGLNQQQLGDAIGYSLEQVASVEQGRRPAKAAFTVSAERVLEAGGVLEALQDEVDRAKLPRFFRNFAQIEAEALSRFSYDPLLIPGLLQTEAYAQALLEAHFPPLDDETIEQRVAARLARQSLLAPKSPPVVFVFVVEEDALRRVVGNAAVMREQMESLLTCSQRRNVELQIMPTSRGAHSGLNGPMVLLESMDRARQVYVEAQDVVTVRSAQNEVSEFWLRYGMLRTQALNTEESSRLIERMAGEL; encoded by the coding sequence ATGGCGAGGACGAAGGACGAAGGGTCCGAGCCGCCGGGGGTGTGGTCGGCGTACGGGGTGCTGCTCCAGCATCTCCGCAAGCGGGCGGGGTTGAATCAGCAGCAACTCGGGGACGCGATCGGCTACTCGCTGGAGCAGGTGGCCTCGGTCGAGCAGGGGCGGCGGCCGGCGAAGGCGGCGTTCACGGTGTCGGCGGAGCGGGTGCTGGAGGCAGGTGGGGTTCTGGAGGCGCTCCAGGACGAGGTGGACCGGGCCAAGTTGCCACGGTTCTTCCGTAACTTCGCGCAGATCGAGGCGGAGGCACTGAGCAGGTTTTCGTACGATCCCCTCCTCATCCCTGGGCTCCTGCAGACAGAGGCTTACGCACAAGCACTGCTGGAAGCTCACTTCCCACCGTTGGACGATGAGACGATCGAGCAACGTGTCGCAGCTCGCCTGGCGCGGCAGAGCCTGCTCGCTCCCAAGAGCCCGCCCGTGGTCTTCGTGTTCGTGGTGGAGGAAGACGCACTTCGACGAGTGGTGGGCAACGCCGCGGTGATGCGCGAGCAGATGGAAAGCCTGCTGACTTGCTCACAGAGGCGAAACGTCGAACTCCAGATCATGCCGACCTCCCGAGGGGCCCACAGCGGACTCAACGGGCCAATGGTGTTGCTGGAGTCAATGGATCGCGCACGGCAGGTCTACGTCGAGGCACAGGACGTGGTGACCGTCAGGTCGGCTCAGAACGAGGTCAGCGAATTCTGGCTACGGTATGGGATGCTGCGCACACAGGCTCTCAACACCGAGGAGTCCTCTCGTCTCATCGAGCGCATGGCAGGGGAGCTATGA